Proteins encoded together in one Schumannella luteola window:
- a CDS encoding VanZ family protein yields MNFSILHWGSIFFYPIWIGLTAMSVVIGVALLRRGDRGRLALVGMTAIVLAFVLGLTLLPTGQWTSGQFCSLRLTTPGLLSFEPFSNVGLFVPLGFFLALATRMPVISVAAGSLVSAGVEAAQAYVTAIGRACDANDWMLNTAGTLVGVLLAVVVSVLARRSAARTSPAS; encoded by the coding sequence ATGAACTTCTCGATCCTGCACTGGGGCTCGATCTTCTTCTACCCGATCTGGATCGGCCTGACCGCGATGAGCGTGGTGATCGGCGTCGCACTGCTGCGTCGCGGCGACCGCGGGCGGCTGGCCCTGGTCGGGATGACGGCGATCGTGCTCGCCTTCGTGCTGGGCCTCACCCTGCTGCCGACCGGCCAGTGGACGAGCGGCCAGTTCTGCTCGCTGCGCCTTACCACGCCCGGTCTGCTCAGCTTCGAGCCCTTCTCGAACGTGGGCCTGTTCGTGCCGCTCGGCTTCTTCCTGGCGCTCGCGACGCGCATGCCGGTCATCTCGGTGGCGGCGGGCTCGCTCGTCTCGGCCGGGGTCGAGGCGGCGCAGGCCTACGTGACCGCGATCGGCCGGGCCTGCGACGCGAACGACTGGATGCTGAACACGGCCGGCACGCTCGTGGGCGTGCTGCTGGCCGTCGTCGTCTCGGTGCTGGCGCGACGATCCGCCGCGCGCACCTCCCCCGCCTCCTGA
- a CDS encoding response regulator transcription factor, with translation MRALLVEDDPSLADGIVDALAGSAIETRHVGTGREALAALADDAPDIVILDLGLPDMDGTDVARAVRQAGETPIIVISARSAELDRVLALELGADDYLVKPFGLRELLARIRAVTRRAAAAAALAEAAGAAGDGGADAAPGADSPDLGPLSIDERAQRVTLDGAPLHVTPTEFELLRYLARDPGAVRRRADILRDVWHTEWFGATKTLDAHVAALRRKLGSPEWIQSVRGVGFRFEIPAAVSAASAAGSARDGDGGGDSDGSGPAA, from the coding sequence ATGCGCGCCCTGCTCGTCGAAGACGACCCCTCGCTCGCCGACGGCATCGTCGATGCGCTGGCCGGCTCGGCGATCGAGACCCGGCACGTCGGCACCGGCCGCGAGGCCCTCGCCGCGCTCGCCGACGACGCGCCCGACATCGTCATCCTCGACCTCGGCCTGCCCGACATGGACGGCACGGATGTCGCGCGCGCCGTGCGGCAGGCGGGCGAGACGCCGATCATCGTCATCAGCGCCCGCAGCGCCGAGCTCGACCGGGTGCTCGCGCTCGAGCTCGGCGCCGACGACTACCTCGTCAAGCCGTTCGGACTGCGCGAGCTGCTGGCGCGCATCCGCGCCGTGACGCGTCGGGCGGCCGCGGCGGCGGCGCTGGCGGAGGCCGCTGGGGCCGCGGGCGACGGCGGGGCGGATGCCGCGCCCGGCGCCGACTCGCCCGACCTCGGCCCGCTCTCCATCGACGAGCGCGCCCAGCGCGTCACGCTCGACGGCGCCCCGCTGCACGTGACCCCGACCGAGTTCGAGCTGCTGCGCTACCTCGCGCGCGACCCGGGCGCGGTGCGCCGCCGCGCCGACATCCTGCGCGACGTCTGGCACACCGAGTGGTTCGGGGCGACGAAGACCCTCGACGCGCACGTCGCGGCGCTGCGGCGCAAGCTCGGCTCACCGGAGTGGATCCAGTCGGTGCGCGGCGTCGGGTTCCGCTTCGAGATTCCTGCGGCAGTCAGTGCCGCGTCCGCCGCCGGCTCCGCTCGCGACGGCGACGGCGGCGGCGACAGCGACGGCAGCGGGCCCGCCGCGTGA